The Gemmobacter fulvus nucleotide sequence CGTCGTGGGTGTGGATCGTCATTGGTTTCTTGCCTCCGGGCCTCAATTCGTCCGCGCGACAACCCGCGCGGCCTTCATGGGCTGCGAAAGCCGTCACGGGGGACGACCCTTCACCCCGCCTTCGGGGCCGGAACGCATGTGGAGAAGGACGGGGGGCGGCTGATTTGTCTTTCGCGATGCAAAGGCGGGGCGAGCCCCGCCGGCGGAAATCAGTTGCCCCCCGTCCTTGAAGGGGCGGCTCCTTTGACGGCCGCCTGCCCATCTCTTGAAGGCCGCTCGGGGGACGGGTGGATGAGATTGCCCGGGAAGAGGCAAAGCGACGGTCCACAGCCACGACAGGGATCCGTGACCCCTGCCCCGCACTCCCGGACCGCCCCTTGCGCGATGCAAGTCAGCCTGACAGGCGATGCCGATCCTCTGGACCGATCTGCCCTGCCAGATGCTGGCGCAGCGCCTCCTTGCCGTTCGCCCGGAGATCATCGTTGAAATCCCCGAGCCGCGGTTCCAGCACACGCACGGAGATCCCGGCATCAAAGGCTCTGGCGCTCAATCTCTCCGCGGCGCGCTGACCGGCCGGATCGCGGTCGATGGCGATGTAGAGGCGCTGCACCCCCTCCGGCAGTTGGACCGCCCCAAGGTGACCCGACGAGAGCGCCGCCCAGACAGGCAGGCCAGGCACGGCTTCGACGAGGGACAGCATGGTCTCGATGCCTTCGCCGACCACGAGGATGTCGTCATGTGGGGTCAGCCTGACGGCATTGCCGAGGAGGTGACCCATAGCACGCCGCTGCGTCTCGACAGCCGCCTTCCCCTGTCCGTCAGGTGCTAGCCAGGTGCGATGTACGCCCTGCACGGCCCCTGCCCCATCGGTGACCGCGGCGAGCAGCGCCGGCCTGGGGATGCCGCGGGTCTGGCCCTCATCCCGATGCCAGCACTTCGGGTGGAAGCGAAGGGCGCTCATCATGCCACCTTGGGTGAGGCCACGGGATCGGAGGTAGGTGTCGGCAAGCGTGACTGCGACCGGCACCGAGGCTGCGAACAGACGCGCCGCCGCCGCTGGCGTGCCACCGGGGATTTTGGCCTTCTTCGGCACCGGTGCACCCGGGAGGACCGGCTGCGGGCGACCAAGGTACGCCCGGGCCTCGGCGAGAAGATCGGGAAAGCGGGAGATCCCTGTTCGCTCACGGATGATGTCCAGAAGATCACCATGCAGTCCGACCGCCGCATCCTGCCATTTACCACGGGCCCCCGGTCCAGACGTTGGCCCGGTCAGCCGCACGAAGAGCGACCGGCCGGGGTTGTTCTGCAGATCGCCAACGATCCAGTAGGACCCTTCCCGCCGTCCGGCAGGAAGGTACGCGCGACACACGCTCTCTGCGTCTTCCGCCAGAGCGCGGATCAGATCTTCGGTCTCGGAATACATGGCTCAACACCCTCCGCGTGCATGTAGTCCTGTCACAGGACAACGCGCAAGCAGACGATCCAGTATTGCGATGCCGCTCGGATCAACTGGGCAGAACAGACGCAGCTTCCAGGCGATGATCTCCGAGAAGAAGCCATCGGCCTTGAGCCGGTCCTTGGCGGCCTCCGTGAACCCGGAGACCTCGATCCGGTTCACCCCCATGACGCGGGAGCGGTGCAACTCCATTCCTTCAGCCAGCCGTACCACGGTCTTGCCCTCCATAACGAGGGCATGGATCTGCGCCGCCGTGAGCTTCGGTGCGTCGGCCGCCAGCGTGGTCGCGACCCAGGCGGGTGAGACACGGCGGCCGATGATGCGCTGGCCGTCATCGGTTTGGAGCCGGTAGACGCGGGTTTCATCCTGGGGAAGTTGCTTCCAGATCGGCAGCAGCAGGCCCGCCACGATGTGGAGCGTGGCTTCCGAGAACTCCGGCACCTCAGCCAGTTCCGCGGTCCAGGCGGCGACAAAGGCCGCGCGGTCGGCTTCCAGCCAGTGAGTATCGTCCATGATCTTCGCCGGGACCGTACTGGCTTCAAGCGGGCGGATCAGGCGCAGGCGGGGCTCGATGGTGCCGTCATCCAGCATCAGGCTGGTGGCGGGCACCTGCACGGCTGCCCGGCCCGAGCGGCTGTTGACCAGAAGCCGGGTTTTCGGATCGTCCAGCCAGTCGAGCGCATCGGCCAGCGAGGTCGGCGTGTTGCGGCGCTTTTCCGCGATGGTCAGGAGCTGTGTTTCTGCGCCGGAGCCGGGATGGGTGTAGATCACCCGCGCATCGGTGACGCGGAAGCTCTCGGCGCGGAGCGTCTCGAGCCCGAGGTCATAGACCCCGGCGGCGATAGCCCCTTCGATCCGTTGATCGAGCAATTCCTCGAAGGCCGCAAAGAGCACGGCCTGCATGTCGATCGTCAGCGCCAGAAGCCGATTGAGGAAGGTCGTGATCGGCGGCAGATCGTCCCTCAGACCATTGTCATCGGTCAGGCTGAGACCGGTGGCATCCTCGAAAGCCCCGAGCGAGCAGCCCACCACATCGCCGCGATAGATCCGGCGATAGAGTTGGCGCAGCGCATCGCGGGCATAGGGGGACTCGAGGTTGTCCTCGGGTCGGAACAGCCCCTGCCCGCCGGTCTGGCGCTGGCCGCGTGTGATGGCCCCGAGCGTGTCGAGGCGGCGCGCGATGGTCGACAGGAACCGCTTTTCTGCCTTCACATCCGTGGCGATGGGTCGGAACAGCGGCGGCTGCGCCTGATTGGTGCGGTTGGTGCGCCCGAGACCTTGGATGGCCGCATCCGCCTTCCAACCGGGTTCCAGCAGATAATGGACGCGCAGGCGCTGGTTTTTCGCACTGAGATCGGCGTGATAGCTGCGCCCCGTGCCACCGGCATCCGAGAAGATCAGGATGCGCTTCTGGTCGTCCATGAAGGAGGCGGTTTCCGCGAGGTTGGCCGAACCCGCTCGGCTTTCGACGACGAGCCGCGCTGCAGGGCCCTTGCCCTTGCGCACGACACGACGCGATCGGCCCGTGACCTCGGCCACCAGATCGGTGCCGAAGCGCTGGACGATCTGATCAAGCGCCCCCGGCACGGGCGGCAGCGAGGCGAGCTTTTCGATCAGGGCATCGCGCCTGCGGGCAGCCTCGCGGCATTCAACAGGCTGGCCGTCCCGCACGACGGCTCGGGAGGAGAGATTGCCCTCGCTGTCGGTGAAGGGCTCGTAGAGCTGCACCGGGAAGGAATGGGCGAGGTAGTCCAGTACGTAATATGCCGCATCCGCGTTATGCAGAGCGCGGCGCTTCAACTCGTTGATCTGCTGTTTCATTTTGGGATCTCCGCTTGGCATAATCATGATGCCTCTGCTCTCAACCGCAGAAGGACACCCTGACATGACCTCCCCCTCCAACTCTCACCCCGGCGGCGCGGCAGCCAACGGTCGCGGAGGCACGCTTACAGCGTGACCTTTTGACCGCTATGGTTGGATGGAGTGGAAAAATGACGGAAATTACAGGTGGTCGACAAGGGCAGCACGGCGGCACAATTGGCGCGAGTTCGGGCACGGCTGGCCGAGCTGGATAAGGAACAACGTCAGCTTCTGCAGGAGCTTTCGGCGCTGGAGGCCCAACAAACCGCAGAAATAGCCGCGCAAGCCAAACGTCCATCCTTTGAAAATGCCCCTGTCACCAACATGTCGACGTCGGGCGAAAAGGTCGAACTGTTCCGCAACCTGTTTGCTGGCCGCCCGGACGTGCTTCCGGTGCGATGGGAAAACCGCAAGACAGGACGCGCCGGCTATTCGCCTGCCTGCTTCAATGAATGGGTGAAAGGCATCTGCGGAAAGCCGACCGTCAAATGCGGGGACTGCAAGCATCAGCGGTTCATACCCGCCAACGCCGGCGTCATCGAACGGCACCTGCGGGGCGGCGAGGGCCCTTCGGCTGATTTCGTGGCCGGCGTTTATCCTTTGCTGCGGGATGATACCTGTTGGTTCTTGGCAGCAGATTTTGACAAAACGTCTTGGGCAGAAGACGCCAGTGCCCTGCTTGCAACTTGCCGGACGAAGGGTGTGCCTGCTGCACTGGAACGGTCCCGCTCGGGCAATGGGGGCCACGTCTGGATATTCTTCGCCGAACCTGTGTCGGCTCGGGCGGCTCGCCAGCTTGGATCGACACTGATCACGGAAACAATGGAGAAACGGCCAGAGATCGGATTTGCTTCCTATGACCGCCTCTTTCCGAACCAGGATACGATGCCCGTCGGCGGCTTCGGAAACCTGATCGCCCTGCCGCTGCAGCACAGCGCGCGGAAGGCCGGCAACAGCGTCTTCCTCGATCCGGATCTCCAGCCGTACGACGACCAGTGGGCATTTCTGTCGATGCTGCCAAGAATGTCGGCGGAGGCGGTAACCAGTATTGTTGCAGCCGCAGAGGTATCTGGTCAGGTGCTGGCAGTCCGGATGCCGGTTGATGATGAAAATGCTGACGAGCCGTGGAAAATGTCGCCGTCGCGCCGCCCGAAGGCGAAACCTGAGAATCTGGTAACCCCGAGCGCCGTCAAGGTAACCATCGCCGATCAGATCTACATCGACCGGACAGGGCTGCCCTCTGCGATGATAGCCCAATTGGTTCGCGTCGCGGCGTTCCAGAACCCGGAGTTCTATCGGGCACAGGCTATGCGACTGCCCACATTCGGAAAACCTCGCGTGGTCTCCTGTGCCGAGCTGCATCCGCGCCACATTGCCTTACCTCGAGGCTGCTTTGATGAAGCTGTTGAAGTCCTGAGCGAACAAGGTGCGAAAGCAGAACTGGACGACCAGCGGAGCAATGGAGCCCCGCTGCCGGACACGGTCAGATTCCTTGGCGAGCTTCGGCCGCAGCAACAGCGCGCCTTCGACGCGCTTGCAGCCCATGATACTGGCGTGCTCGCGGCGACCACAGCCTTTGGCAAAACCGTTGTCGCTTCCGCCCTGATTGGTCATCGCGCCCGAAACACGCTGGTTCTGGTCCATCGTCGGGAACTTCTCGACCAGTGGGTTGAGCGGCTGAAGACGTTCCTTCAGATCGACCCCAAACAGATTGGTGCAATCGGCGGCGGAAAGCGAAAACCGACTGGTGTGGTCGACGTGGCGCTGATCCAGAGCCTGGTCAGGAACGGCGAAGTCGACGACATCGTGGCAGATTACGGTCAGCTTATCGTTGATGAGTGCCACCATCTGTCAGCAGCGAGTTTTGAACTTGTCGCGCGCAGAACGAAGGCGCGCTATATCGCCGGTTTGTCGGCAACCATCGCCCGAAAAGATGGGCATCATCCCATCATCTTCATGCAATGCGGTCCCGTTCGGCATCGGGTGCATGCCAGATCACAGGCTGCTGAGAGTGGCATTCGTCATCGGGCGCGTGAGCGTCACACGCGGTTCAAACTGCCTGAAGTGCTGGCGATGGCCGAACGACCGTCGATGCCCGCGATCTACGCGGCGCTGGCAGACAACGATGGGCGGAACGATCAGATCTTTGATGATGTGCTGAAATCGCTCGAGGCGAAGCGCTCCCCGATCGTCTTGACTGAACGCAAAGATCATCTGGATTACCTGCAGCAGCGGTTCTCGAGTTTTGCGAAGAACCTGGTCGTGCTGCGGGGAGGCATGTCGGCGAAAGACCGGAGGTCTGCCGCCGCCGCGCTGAATGTCCCCGATGACGAGGAGCGGTTGATCCTGGCGACAGGACGCTACATTGGGGAGGGCTTTGACGACCCCCGGCTCGATACCTTGTTCCTGACGATGCCGATCGCGTGGAAGGGAACACTTGCGCAGTATGTTGGCCGTCTGCACCGACAGCATGACGGCAAGAAGGATGTTCTGGTCGTGGATTACGTCGACAGCGCCGTCCCTGTTCTCGCCAGAATGGCCGCAAAGCGTCGAACGGGATACCGCGCCCTCGGCTATGTGATGGAATAGCAGCGCCCCACTTTGGGCGGGACGCTGCTGTTGAATTGGGCGCGCGGAGCGCAGGACGGTGAAGTATCCACTATCGCGGCTTTGCGCCGGTTGCGGCAGCGAGGATCGACATGAGTTTGTCCGAGGGCGGCCGAAACTTACCCGGCTTGATCAGCGGGGCGTGGTGGGCATCAAGAAGGGCCAACTTCTCAGTCGGATCCGCGCGCAAATACATCTCGGTCGTCTGGAGGCTGGCATGACCCAGCCAAAGAGCGACCTTGCGGACATCGCCCGTGGCCTGAAGCGTGTGCATGGCGCAACTGTGCCGCAGCACATGCGGGGTCACGTGCTTGTCGGCAATCGAAGGGGTAGCGCGTTCTGCTGCAGCAACATGTTGACGGAGCCGGTAGGCAAAACCATCACGCGACATCGGACCGCCATCGCGATTCAGGAATAGTTCCGGCCCGAAATCGTCGGGACGAACGGCTAGCCAAGCCCGAATGGCTGCTTGCGTCTCCTTCCAGAGCGGCAGCACCCGTTCCCGACGGCCTTTCCCGAGCACACGGATGCTGGCGAACGATCCCCTTGGGAAATCGTCCATCCGAACTGCGAGAAGCTCAGACGCTCGCAAACCTGCGGCATAGGCCAGGTGAAGCATTGCCCGATCGCGCTGCCCGGCAGGAGTTCTGTTGTCTGGGGCTGCAAGTAGGGCGCGCACCTCGTCCTTCGTCAGGTAGTCGATCAGTTTTACATCTGTGCGTTTGACGGGCAGCGCCCTGACCATCATCGCTTGTTCGAGGCAGGCTGCGCGCCTTGGCTCAAGGAAGCGGAAAAACGCTTTGATCGCAGCCAGTCTCGCATTACGGGATCGAACAGTATTGGCGCGTCCTTCTTCGATATGCTCGAGGAAGGCCCTGATCAGCCTGACATCGAGATCCTCAATCGCGAGGTCTGATGGCTGCCGTTTATAGTGCGCAGCCGCAAACCGCAGCAGCAGGGTGAACGCGTGGGCATAGGCGGCGATGGTATGTTGGCTGGCGCCACGCTCATGAGGCAGATGCTTCTGCAGGAAAGCCGACAGGTCTGGCGCGAGCGGGGTCATGCTGCACCCCCGATCCACATCTCTTCCGCCCTTGCCGCGATCATTTGCAACAAGACAGGCGTGGCCTCGAGGTACCAATAGGTATTGTTGATATCGACATGGCCGAGATAGGTGCTCAGAGCCCGCATGTGCCGCAAGACGGACTGCGGATCAGACCCGCAGCGTTCGAGGGATCGAACCGCGAAGGTGTGGCGCAAATCGTGTAGCCGAGGGCCGGGGCCAGTCGGACGGCGATACCCCAGCTTGCGCACGATCCGAACGAAGACCACGTGCGCCCTCGTCGCCGTTGGTGCGTGACCGTGCCCGAGCACGAAAAGGTCATGACCGGCATCACGGACGATGCGCCGCCGATCAAGATAGCGCTCCAACGCTGCACGGGTCGAGGCGTGAAGCGGGACGAGGCGGCTCTTGCCAAATTTGCCCTTGCGTATCATCAGGCCATCTTCCGTCAG carries:
- a CDS encoding tyrosine-type recombinase/integrase — translated: MIHRHVDRYINLHRALGKGFNKHEKSLHDFAAFAADRSDERVTASLILAWVGSAATPNSAQDRYDQARVFAMFLHAEDVQHEVPVAGLFGRSRRRRPAPYILSHDQISGILAEALLVPGLSPISPQTYHTLFGLLASTGLRISEALSLRCDDLTEDGLMIRKGKFGKSRLVPLHASTRAALERYLDRRRIVRDAGHDLFVLGHGHAPTATRAHVVFVRIVRKLGYRRPTGPGPRLHDLRHTFAVRSLERCGSDPQSVLRHMRALSTYLGHVDINNTYWYLEATPVLLQMIAARAEEMWIGGAA
- a CDS encoding TOTE conflict system archaeo-eukaryotic primase domain-containing protein, producing the protein MVDKGSTAAQLARVRARLAELDKEQRQLLQELSALEAQQTAEIAAQAKRPSFENAPVTNMSTSGEKVELFRNLFAGRPDVLPVRWENRKTGRAGYSPACFNEWVKGICGKPTVKCGDCKHQRFIPANAGVIERHLRGGEGPSADFVAGVYPLLRDDTCWFLAADFDKTSWAEDASALLATCRTKGVPAALERSRSGNGGHVWIFFAEPVSARAARQLGSTLITETMEKRPEIGFASYDRLFPNQDTMPVGGFGNLIALPLQHSARKAGNSVFLDPDLQPYDDQWAFLSMLPRMSAEAVTSIVAAAEVSGQVLAVRMPVDDENADEPWKMSPSRRPKAKPENLVTPSAVKVTIADQIYIDRTGLPSAMIAQLVRVAAFQNPEFYRAQAMRLPTFGKPRVVSCAELHPRHIALPRGCFDEAVEVLSEQGAKAELDDQRSNGAPLPDTVRFLGELRPQQQRAFDALAAHDTGVLAATTAFGKTVVASALIGHRARNTLVLVHRRELLDQWVERLKTFLQIDPKQIGAIGGGKRKPTGVVDVALIQSLVRNGEVDDIVADYGQLIVDECHHLSAASFELVARRTKARYIAGLSATIARKDGHHPIIFMQCGPVRHRVHARSQAAESGIRHRARERHTRFKLPEVLAMAERPSMPAIYAALADNDGRNDQIFDDVLKSLEAKRSPIVLTERKDHLDYLQQRFSSFAKNLVVLRGGMSAKDRRSAAAALNVPDDEERLILATGRYIGEGFDDPRLDTLFLTMPIAWKGTLAQYVGRLHRQHDGKKDVLVVDYVDSAVPVLARMAAKRRTGYRALGYVME
- a CDS encoding DUF7146 domain-containing protein yields the protein MYSETEDLIRALAEDAESVCRAYLPAGRREGSYWIVGDLQNNPGRSLFVRLTGPTSGPGARGKWQDAAVGLHGDLLDIIRERTGISRFPDLLAEARAYLGRPQPVLPGAPVPKKAKIPGGTPAAAARLFAASVPVAVTLADTYLRSRGLTQGGMMSALRFHPKCWHRDEGQTRGIPRPALLAAVTDGAGAVQGVHRTWLAPDGQGKAAVETQRRAMGHLLGNAVRLTPHDDILVVGEGIETMLSLVEAVPGLPVWAALSSGHLGAVQLPEGVQRLYIAIDRDPAGQRAAERLSARAFDAGISVRVLEPRLGDFNDDLRANGKEALRQHLAGQIGPEDRHRLSG
- a CDS encoding tyrosine-type recombinase/integrase, which encodes MTPLAPDLSAFLQKHLPHERGASQHTIAAYAHAFTLLLRFAAAHYKRQPSDLAIEDLDVRLIRAFLEHIEEGRANTVRSRNARLAAIKAFFRFLEPRRAACLEQAMMVRALPVKRTDVKLIDYLTKDEVRALLAAPDNRTPAGQRDRAMLHLAYAAGLRASELLAVRMDDFPRGSFASIRVLGKGRRERVLPLWKETQAAIRAWLAVRPDDFGPELFLNRDGGPMSRDGFAYRLRQHVAAAERATPSIADKHVTPHVLRHSCAMHTLQATGDVRKVALWLGHASLQTTEMYLRADPTEKLALLDAHHAPLIKPGKFRPPSDKLMSILAAATGAKPR